The genomic stretch GAAGATCTGGTGCTGCTCGATGTTGCGGAACAGCGACAGCTGCAGCGTGCCGGCGAGCGGCAGGATCATGATCGCCGTGTAGACGAGCACGGCCGGCGCCAGGAAAATGCCGATGTGCCAGCGAAACGGTCTTTTCGGTCTGATATCTGCGGCCATGAGTTCGGTCCCCGACGTCTCTCGGTTCCAGACGAATAGTGATGCTAGATGATGCCTCGATGCACGGCCCAGAAATCCTTGCCCGGTGCGGCAAGAACCAAGGCCTGCGACTGATCAGCTAGCCTTCCCCAAGACGAGCAAGGGTAAGGCCGCGAGGCGGTGCCGACAATCGCTATCTGAACGGACTTGTTCTGAGGGCCAGGGTATCCGGAACCGGCCAGGCATGCGCCCGGCCGGCTCCGTCGCCTGAGCTCTTACTTCGCCGGCTTGTACCAGCTGTCGAGACCGGTCTGCAGCTTCTTGGCCGCGGCTTCCGGCGTGTCGGTGCCGTTGATCACGTTGGCCGATTCAACCCAGGTCTCGTTTTCGAGGTTCGGCGTGCCGCGCGACAGGATCTGGTAGGTCGAGCGGATCGTCGACTTGCACTTGCCGCGCCAGGAGACGAATTCCTGCGCCAGCGGGTCCGCCATCTTCACCGGCGACGAGTTCAGGCTGAAGAAGCCCGGCAGCGCGTTGGCGTAGATGGTGGCGAAATCAGGCGAAGCCACCCAGGACAGGAAGGTCTTGGCCGCGTCGGCGTGCTTGGAGGCTGCATTCAGGCCCATGCCGATGTCGGTATGGTCGGAGATGTAGCAGGTGTCGCCGGCCTTCTCGACCGGCGGCGGGAAGGCGCCCATCTTGAACTGCGCCTGGGTGTTGAACAGGCCGATTTCCCACGAGCCGGCCGGGTAGATGGCGGCGCGGCCGAGCGTGAACAGGTTCTGGCTGTCCGGATAGGTCTGCGCCTCGAAGCCGTCGCCGAGATACGGCTTCCACTTGGCCAGTTCCTCATAGGGCGCGACCCAGTCCTTGTCGGTCAGCTTCTGCTCGCCCTTGATCAGCGCGGCGCGGCCGTCCTCGCCCTTCCAGTAGTTGGGGCCGATGTTCTGGTAGCCCATGGTCGCGGCTTCCCAGAGGTCCTTGGTGCCCATCGCCATCGGTATGTAGGTGCCGTCGGCCTTGATCTTGTCGAGCGCGGCGAAGAACTCGTCGCGGGTCGTCGGCACCTTGATGCCGAGCTTGTCGAAGGCGTCCTTGTTGTAGATGAAGCCGTGGATGACGGACGCCATCGGCACGCAGAAGCTCGCCTTGCCGTCATCGGTCTGCCAGGCGGACTTGGCCACCGGCGAGAAGTTTTCCATGCCGGGCAGCGCCGAGAGATCGGCGAGGTTGCCCTTCTTGTAGAGTTCAAGCGACTTGTCGAAGGGGCGGCAGGTGATGAGGTCGCCCGCCGAGCCGGCGGCGAGCTTGGCGCCCAGCGCCGCGTCATATTCGGTCGGCGCCGATGGCGCGAACACCACCTTGATGCCGGGATTCTTGGCTTCGAAGGCCGGGATCAGCTTGTCCTTCCAGATGGCAAGGTCGTCGCCGCGCCAGCTTTCGATGTTGAGCGTTACGTCCTCGGCATAAGCAACCCCGGCCGAGCCGAGAATGCTGGTGCCCAGAAGCAGTGCCGTCAGTAGTTTCGTTGTCATGCTCAGTCTCCCTGTTGACCTTTTTCAGGTTCGGTTTTGATGAGAACAGAGGCTTTTGGCCCCTCGCTCCCCTCGCAAGCCGGTTTCACCCCCCGATGAAAATCGGATGAAACAGGCCCTACTTCTTTGTTCGAGCATGATCTTTTCCGGGATCATGCTCCAACGCGGAAAGGGCTGGCCGCAGCTTCTGGCCGGCCTCTTCCAGTATCTTCTGCGCCGCATCGGCGCTGTCGGCGCCGGCGGCGAGCAGAATGGCGGTCTTGACCGCGCCGCCGCTCTTTTCGAGCAGCAGGGCCGCTTCATCCCTGTCGCGCCCGCTGATGGCGGCGACGATGCGCGCGGCGCGGTCGCGCAGCTTGATGTTGTCGGCCATGAGATTGACCATATAGCCGTCATGGACATGGCCGAGATGGACGGCGGTCAGGGTCGACAGCATGTTGAGCGCGATCTTCTGCGCGGTGCCGGCGCCCATGCGCGTCGAGCCGGCGATCACTTCCGGCGGTGTTTCCAAGAGGATGGCGGTTTCGGCCTGGCGCAGCAGGGCCGAGTCCCGGTTGTTGGCGATGCCGATGGTGGCCGCACCAAGGCGGGCCGCCTCTTCGATGGCGCGCACGGCATAGGGCGTGGTGCCGCTGGCGGAAAGGGCGATCAGGCAATCGCCGGCACCGATGCCGGCCTTGGCGACCGCCGCCGCGGCTTCCTCCGTATCATCCTCGGGCCCGCCGGCCAGCGTCCGGAAAGCGTCGTCGCCGCCGGCGATCAGGATGGCGATGCGGTCACGCCGGATGCCGAAAGTGCCGGGAAGTTCCAGGGCGTCGGCCAGCGCCATCAGGCCGGAACTGCCGGCAGCGGCATAGGCAAGCTTGCCGCCGCTATTCAGTCGCCCGGCGATGATCCCGGCTGCCTTGGCGATGGCGGGAATGGCGTTGCGGACGGCCTTGGCAGCCTCGATCTGCGCATCGGCCAGCGAAACAAGGATGGTTTCCGGAGCCTGGATATCCAGCCCCTCGGCATTCCTGTGAAGCGCTTCGGTGCGCGTTTCAGCCATCCGTGTTCCTCCAATACCAGAACAATACCAAAAAAATACCACTTGTCCACATGCATTAACGAAATCGCGGACAGGAAATCGATGAGCCGGCGAAATGTGTAGGATTTTCAATAAAATACGGCTTAATCTTTTTGAAACGGAAATTAACCCTTGGCTATTGGTATTTTATTGGTATTATCCATCCGGAGGAGAAATCGCGTGAAATTCGTGCTCGGTATCGATGGCGGCGGCACCAGCTGCAGGGCCGCCCTGGCAACAGTGGACGGCGCCGTCATTGGCCGCGCCAAAAGCGGCGCCGCCAACATCCGCACCGACCTCACCGGGGCGCGCTCGAACATTGTCGACGCCGCGCGGCAGGCTTTCATCGCCGCCGGGCAGGATCCGGAACTGATCCCGCAGACACCCGCCATTCTCGGCCTTGCCGGCGCCAATGTCGGCACCTACCGGCAGCAGCTCGAAGCCATCCTGCCGTTCAGCATCAGCCGCGTCGAGACCGACGCGGAGATCGCGCTTGAAGGCGCCGTCGGCTCCGGTGACGGCGCCATGGCCATCCTCGGCACCGGCACCGCCTATATGGCGCGCAGGCAGGCCAAGTCGCGGGCCATCGGCGGCTGGGGTTTCCAGGTCGGCGACCAGGGCAGCGGCGCCCGCATCGGCCGCGACCTGCTCGAACAGACATTGCTTGCCCATGACGGCGTGCGCGCGCGCTCACCGCTCACCGACGCCATGATGGCGATCTTCCGCAACAATCCCGAGGACGTGGTCGAATTCACCACCAATGCCAAGCCCGGCGATTTCGGCGGCTTCGCGCCCAAAGTGTTCGAGCATGCCGAAAGGGGCGATGCCGTCGCCAACTGGATCGTCGACAAGGCGGTGAGCGATGTCGAGGCCTCGCTCGATGCGCTCGGCCTGTCGGACGGCGCGCCGCTTTGCCTGCTCGGCGGGCTGGCGCCGCTTTACGCGCCGCGCCTGTCGGCGCGCTACCGCTCGCTGCTCAAGCCGCCGCTCGACGACGCGCTGGGCGGTGCCGTGCAGATGGCGGCGCGGCTTTTCGCCAAACCCGTGGAGGCGGCGCGATGAGCGACGCCGCCGACCAGATCTTCGCCACGCTGAAGCAATCCGCGCAGAGCGGCGCACCGCTCTATTTGCAACTGCGCAAGAGCATCGAGGACGCCGTCAACCGAGGCTTGATCGGCCCCGGCGACGCGCTGCCCTCCGAGCGCGACATCGCCACCAAGGCCGACATTTCGCGCGTCACCGTGCGCAAGGCGGTGCAGGATCTGGTCAAGGGCGGCATCCTCGTCCAGCGCC from Mesorhizobium sp. 113-3-3 encodes the following:
- a CDS encoding N-acetylglucosamine kinase — encoded protein: MKFVLGIDGGGTSCRAALATVDGAVIGRAKSGAANIRTDLTGARSNIVDAARQAFIAAGQDPELIPQTPAILGLAGANVGTYRQQLEAILPFSISRVETDAEIALEGAVGSGDGAMAILGTGTAYMARRQAKSRAIGGWGFQVGDQGSGARIGRDLLEQTLLAHDGVRARSPLTDAMMAIFRNNPEDVVEFTTNAKPGDFGGFAPKVFEHAERGDAVANWIVDKAVSDVEASLDALGLSDGAPLCLLGGLAPLYAPRLSARYRSLLKPPLDDALGGAVQMAARLFAKPVEAAR
- a CDS encoding ABC transporter substrate-binding protein, whose amino-acid sequence is MTTKLLTALLLGTSILGSAGVAYAEDVTLNIESWRGDDLAIWKDKLIPAFEAKNPGIKVVFAPSAPTEYDAALGAKLAAGSAGDLITCRPFDKSLELYKKGNLADLSALPGMENFSPVAKSAWQTDDGKASFCVPMASVIHGFIYNKDAFDKLGIKVPTTRDEFFAALDKIKADGTYIPMAMGTKDLWEAATMGYQNIGPNYWKGEDGRAALIKGEQKLTDKDWVAPYEELAKWKPYLGDGFEAQTYPDSQNLFTLGRAAIYPAGSWEIGLFNTQAQFKMGAFPPPVEKAGDTCYISDHTDIGMGLNAASKHADAAKTFLSWVASPDFATIYANALPGFFSLNSSPVKMADPLAQEFVSWRGKCKSTIRSTYQILSRGTPNLENETWVESANVINGTDTPEAAAKKLQTGLDSWYKPAK
- a CDS encoding N-acetylmuramic acid 6-phosphate etherase, whose translation is MAETRTEALHRNAEGLDIQAPETILVSLADAQIEAAKAVRNAIPAIAKAAGIIAGRLNSGGKLAYAAAGSSGLMALADALELPGTFGIRRDRIAILIAGGDDAFRTLAGGPEDDTEEAAAAVAKAGIGAGDCLIALSASGTTPYAVRAIEEAARLGAATIGIANNRDSALLRQAETAILLETPPEVIAGSTRMGAGTAQKIALNMLSTLTAVHLGHVHDGYMVNLMADNIKLRDRAARIVAAISGRDRDEAALLLEKSGGAVKTAILLAAGADSADAAQKILEEAGQKLRPALSALEHDPGKDHARTKK